A portion of the Ferrimonas lipolytica genome contains these proteins:
- a CDS encoding lipopolysaccharide biosynthesis protein: MREKVTISLIDQGIMSAFNFALNIALLKWWSAADFGVYSIVFAVSFMLLSLQNALVNTPYSVLVPASNDPQSIRKTLAQTNLLLLTVLTLLMLLVLQLPILTNLHHLTGPVTAYLSSRLIREYLRNRWASELNLLPILSTDLIGIVIFVGGVGVWVAINSWEAVGVATVLWWLAISNLLCSITMLYHESRLLNQAKWRALYRNYQPIWQQARWSLVGVITTEMQNRGYVILIGAVFGSATVGFIQAGRVFFGPLNVITSAWTRVAKPTMARMLGNKQLDEFRSLTHMGATGFLIFNIIFAAILWWLWPLLQQHLFADQYPDIAIVVAQWAVINLLFHVRSSYSTAIQVQNRFKELAMATIWGAAVSLSVLSLISLLNQPDWVIAGVLIGEAFVLLYVINLFRPERLAISAGAKPC, from the coding sequence TTGAGGGAAAAAGTAACGATCTCTTTGATCGACCAAGGGATTATGAGCGCCTTCAACTTCGCATTAAATATTGCGCTGCTTAAATGGTGGTCCGCCGCCGATTTTGGGGTCTATTCCATCGTATTTGCGGTGAGCTTCATGTTACTCAGCCTGCAGAATGCATTGGTTAATACGCCCTACTCCGTTTTGGTACCCGCCAGCAATGATCCACAGTCAATCCGCAAGACATTGGCGCAAACCAACCTATTGCTACTGACTGTTTTAACATTGCTCATGCTTTTAGTGCTGCAGCTGCCGATATTAACTAACCTCCATCACCTAACGGGGCCAGTTACGGCTTACCTCAGTTCACGACTAATTAGAGAGTATCTTCGCAATCGCTGGGCTTCAGAGCTCAATCTACTACCGATATTGAGCACTGATCTGATCGGCATTGTCATCTTTGTTGGAGGCGTCGGTGTTTGGGTCGCCATAAATAGCTGGGAGGCTGTAGGTGTGGCGACCGTATTATGGTGGCTAGCAATATCAAATCTACTTTGCTCCATCACCATGCTCTATCACGAGTCGCGTTTACTCAACCAAGCCAAATGGCGAGCACTTTATCGTAACTATCAACCGATTTGGCAGCAGGCTCGTTGGTCATTGGTGGGGGTGATTACCACCGAAATGCAAAATCGAGGCTATGTGATTCTTATCGGCGCAGTATTTGGCTCTGCTACGGTTGGCTTCATTCAAGCTGGACGGGTTTTCTTCGGCCCTCTGAACGTGATTACCTCAGCATGGACTCGGGTAGCTAAGCCAACTATGGCGAGAATGCTGGGCAACAAACAACTTGATGAGTTTCGCTCGCTCACCCATATGGGAGCTACTGGCTTCCTGATCTTCAATATTATCTTTGCCGCAATACTATGGTGGTTATGGCCACTACTGCAGCAGCACTTATTTGCTGATCAATACCCTGACATCGCCATTGTTGTTGCCCAGTGGGCAGTGATTAATCTGCTATTCCACGTACGTAGCAGCTACAGCACCGCCATTCAGGTACAGAACCGATTCAAAGAGTTAGCGATGGCTACTATTTGGGGTGCCGCAGTCTCATTATCGGTTTTATCTCTTATTAGCCTACTAAACCAACCAGATTGGGTGATTGCTGGGGTCCTAATCGGCGAGGCATTTGTTCTACTTTATGTGATTAACCTATTTCGACCAGAACGCCTAGCAATTAGCGCAGGAGCGAAGCCATGTTAA
- a CDS encoding mannose-1-phosphate guanylyltransferase/mannose-6-phosphate isomerase, protein MVKVVPVVLAGGSGTRLWPLSRTQFPKQFLSLVGEQTMLQQTILRLNTLSTSTPMVICNEEHRFIAAEQLRAIDTPATIVLEPCGRNTAPALAIASLLSSQDDDPLLLVLAADHVIEDTTAFVDSIQRAIPMANSGKLVTFGIVPDSAHTGYGYIRTGAVIDAGHEVAQFVEKPSATVAQQYLDSGEYLWNSGMFLFRASRYLAELNQYRSDIASACEAAVATTESDLDFLRLDNDAFRACPAESIDFAVMERTKDAVVVPLNVGWNDIGAWSALWQVSAKSDEGNVVRGDNLLHDVSGCFLHGEERLIAAVGITDLVVIDTPDVLLVSDRERAQEVKHLVEQLKGQERQELNCHRKVFRPWGYYDSIDTGNRYQVKHITVKPGAKLSVQMHHHRAEHWVVVSGTAKVTNGDKTFLVAENESTYIPIGVVHALENPGKVPLELIEVQSGSYLGEDDIIRFEDNYGRCK, encoded by the coding sequence ATGGTAAAAGTAGTTCCGGTAGTGCTTGCTGGCGGCAGTGGGACGCGACTGTGGCCGCTGTCTCGCACCCAGTTTCCAAAGCAGTTTTTGTCACTGGTTGGTGAGCAAACGATGTTGCAGCAAACTATTTTGCGTCTCAACACGTTGTCGACATCGACTCCGATGGTGATTTGCAATGAAGAACATCGCTTTATTGCTGCGGAGCAGTTGCGGGCAATTGATACGCCGGCAACCATCGTATTGGAGCCCTGCGGTCGGAATACTGCCCCAGCACTAGCCATTGCCTCTTTGCTTAGCAGTCAAGATGACGACCCGCTGTTGTTAGTATTGGCAGCCGATCATGTTATTGAGGATACGACTGCTTTTGTCGACAGCATTCAACGTGCCATTCCGATGGCCAACAGTGGCAAGTTAGTCACCTTTGGCATAGTGCCTGATTCGGCTCATACCGGTTATGGCTATATCCGAACAGGAGCGGTGATTGACGCTGGTCATGAGGTCGCTCAGTTCGTTGAGAAACCAAGTGCTACTGTTGCGCAACAATACCTCGATAGTGGTGAATATCTATGGAATAGCGGCATGTTTTTGTTTCGTGCCAGTCGTTATTTAGCAGAACTCAATCAATATCGAAGTGATATTGCTTCGGCTTGTGAAGCCGCCGTAGCCACAACTGAGAGTGACTTAGATTTTCTCCGTTTAGATAACGACGCCTTTCGCGCATGCCCTGCAGAATCTATCGACTTTGCAGTAATGGAGCGAACTAAAGATGCGGTCGTGGTACCACTGAATGTTGGTTGGAATGACATTGGAGCGTGGTCTGCATTATGGCAGGTTTCAGCCAAGTCTGATGAGGGTAACGTCGTCCGAGGGGATAACCTATTGCATGACGTTAGTGGCTGTTTTCTCCATGGTGAAGAACGCCTTATTGCTGCTGTTGGTATAACCGACTTAGTCGTGATTGACACCCCTGATGTGTTGTTGGTCTCTGATCGAGAGCGAGCACAAGAGGTAAAGCACCTTGTTGAGCAGTTAAAAGGGCAGGAGCGACAAGAACTAAATTGTCACCGTAAAGTTTTCCGCCCTTGGGGCTATTACGACTCCATTGATACCGGCAATCGCTATCAGGTCAAACACATCACCGTTAAGCCAGGAGCAAAGCTGAGCGTACAGATGCATCACCATCGAGCAGAGCACTGGGTCGTGGTATCCGGTACAGCCAAAGTGACCAATGGCGATAAAACCTTTTTGGTGGCCGAAAACGAATCGACTTACATTCCGATCGGGGTGGTTCACGCCCTTGAGAATCCAGGCAAAGTCCCCTTGGAGTTAATAGAGGTGCAGTCAGGTTCTTACCTCGGTGAGGATGACATTATTCGTTTTGAAGACAATTACGGTCGGTGTAAATGA
- a CDS encoding phosphomannomutase CpsG (capsular polysaccharide biosynthesis protein; catalyzes the formation of D-mannose 6-phosphate from alpha-D-mannose 1-phosphate), whose amino-acid sequence MTTLTCFKAYDIRGRLGEELNEDIAYRIGRAFAQYLRAKRVVIGGDVRLSSSSLKHALAKGLMASGADVIDIGMVGTEEVYFATQFLEVDGGIEVTASHNPMDYNGMKLVREHSKPISGDTGLNEIRQLAESNRFDDVVFGRYSTQDVLPAYIEHLCGYIDMTALKPLRLVVNSGNGAAGHVVDALEQKFKALNVPISFIKIHHEADGNFPNGIPNPLLPERRQSTQDAVIKHGADMGIAWDGDFDRCFLFDETGAFIEGYYIVGLLAEVFTSKHPGSKVIHDPRLIWNTQDIVNNCNGTAVMSKTGHAFIKERMRQEDAIYGGEMSAHHYFRDFGYCDSGMIPWLLVCELLVQSQQSLSLLVAQMIERYPSSGELNFHIDDPKRAISLVEQHFDSSALAVDRTDGLSMSFDDGLNQWRFNLRCSNTEPVVRLNVESRGNRCLMAQQTDSVIQLLKQ is encoded by the coding sequence ATGACTACACTTACATGCTTTAAAGCGTATGACATCCGTGGCCGGCTAGGAGAGGAGTTGAATGAAGATATTGCCTATCGCATTGGACGTGCTTTTGCTCAGTACCTTCGGGCAAAACGCGTAGTGATAGGCGGTGACGTTAGATTATCTTCATCGTCTCTCAAACACGCCTTGGCCAAAGGGCTAATGGCCAGTGGGGCTGATGTTATCGATATCGGTATGGTCGGTACTGAAGAGGTCTATTTTGCTACTCAGTTTCTTGAGGTGGATGGTGGAATCGAGGTAACGGCTTCACATAACCCCATGGACTATAACGGCATGAAGTTGGTGCGTGAGCACAGCAAGCCAATCTCTGGTGACACTGGCTTAAATGAGATCCGGCAGCTGGCTGAAAGCAATCGTTTTGATGATGTCGTGTTTGGTCGCTATAGCACTCAGGATGTCTTACCCGCCTATATTGAACATTTGTGCGGCTATATTGACATGACGGCACTAAAACCACTCCGCTTAGTCGTCAACTCAGGCAATGGTGCAGCTGGACATGTCGTTGATGCCCTCGAGCAGAAATTCAAGGCCCTCAACGTACCTATCTCCTTCATAAAAATTCACCACGAAGCTGATGGCAACTTCCCCAATGGCATCCCAAATCCGCTTTTACCAGAAAGGCGTCAGTCAACTCAAGATGCAGTTATTAAGCATGGTGCTGATATGGGGATTGCTTGGGATGGGGATTTTGACCGCTGTTTTCTCTTTGATGAGACAGGTGCGTTTATTGAGGGATATTACATTGTCGGCTTGCTGGCGGAAGTCTTTACCAGCAAGCACCCTGGTTCGAAAGTCATTCACGACCCTCGGTTGATTTGGAACACCCAAGATATCGTCAACAACTGTAATGGCACCGCCGTGATGTCGAAAACTGGGCACGCTTTTATTAAGGAGCGAATGCGTCAAGAGGACGCCATTTATGGTGGCGAGATGAGTGCACATCATTATTTTCGAGACTTTGGCTATTGCGATAGCGGCATGATCCCCTGGCTCTTAGTGTGTGAGCTTTTGGTACAAAGCCAACAGAGTTTGTCGTTGTTAGTCGCGCAGATGATTGAGCGTTACCCCTCTTCTGGGGAACTCAATTTTCATATCGATGACCCAAAGCGGGCGATCAGTCTAGTTGAACAACATTTTGATAGCAGTGCACTAGCGGTAGATCGAACCGATGGACTGAGTATGAGTTTTGATGATGGTTTGAACCAATGGCGCTTTAACCTCCGTTGTTCTAATACCGAGCCCGTTGTTCGGTTGAATGTGGAGTCACGTGGTAATCGCTGTTTAATGGCGCAGCAGACCGACAGCGTTATTCAACTGTTAAAACAATAG
- a CDS encoding undecaprenyl-phosphate glucose phosphotransferase, translated as MQHEQGQHRGLTFSRSHGFAILFRLLDIAVVQWALQLALWIKGIEIAGDQLLTAIFASLGFAFFAESLDLYRSWRSTRLNEMLMTNWVSWILACCFVEACTFLFPEKVTVDRFTVLWWAGIGLVLFTVLRVAARQIIFSLRRRGFNTQRAAILGVTNSGKAMAKNIVENPQLGINFVGFFDDRSPERIEEIEGSEVAALGNLDQAIELAKSNDIDVIYIAMPMRAEKRITEILMLCGDSTAAVHIIPDFFVYNLLHARWHEVGEVQSLSVYDSPLDDLASWSKRVEDIVLATLILAVVLLPMLAIALAIKLTSPGPIIFKQFRYGMDGRQISVWKFRSMSTQENGAVVTQATRNDPRVTPLGQFLRRTSLDELPQFFNVLQGQMSVVGPRPHAVAHNEQYRTLIGGYMLRHHMKPGITGWAQINGWRGETDTLEKMEKRLEFDLAYIRNWSLWFDIKIVFKTIFKGFNDSNAY; from the coding sequence ATGCAGCATGAACAGGGGCAACATCGAGGATTAACCTTCTCTCGGTCTCATGGTTTTGCAATTCTATTTCGCCTACTTGATATCGCGGTGGTGCAATGGGCATTGCAACTGGCATTGTGGATTAAAGGTATTGAGATAGCAGGCGATCAGCTGCTCACTGCAATCTTCGCTTCGTTAGGCTTTGCCTTCTTTGCTGAGTCGCTTGATCTCTATCGTTCTTGGCGATCCACACGACTCAATGAAATGTTGATGACCAATTGGGTCAGCTGGATATTGGCATGTTGCTTTGTTGAAGCATGCACCTTCTTGTTTCCGGAGAAGGTAACCGTCGATCGCTTTACGGTGTTGTGGTGGGCCGGTATAGGCTTAGTACTATTTACAGTACTAAGGGTTGCGGCGAGGCAAATTATATTTTCGCTACGTAGGCGTGGCTTTAATACTCAACGAGCAGCCATCCTGGGAGTAACCAACTCAGGGAAAGCGATGGCAAAGAATATTGTTGAAAACCCACAGCTCGGGATCAACTTCGTCGGCTTCTTTGATGATCGCTCTCCTGAACGAATCGAAGAGATTGAAGGTTCCGAAGTTGCGGCATTGGGAAATCTTGATCAGGCGATTGAGCTAGCTAAGAGCAACGACATCGATGTTATTTACATCGCCATGCCTATGCGTGCAGAGAAGAGGATCACTGAGATATTGATGCTCTGTGGTGACAGCACTGCCGCTGTTCACATCATTCCTGATTTTTTTGTCTATAACTTATTACATGCACGCTGGCACGAAGTGGGAGAAGTTCAGTCACTTAGTGTTTATGACAGCCCACTCGATGATCTAGCGAGTTGGTCTAAGCGAGTTGAAGATATTGTCTTAGCGACGCTGATTCTAGCAGTTGTGTTGTTGCCAATGTTGGCTATTGCCTTGGCCATTAAACTGACATCACCTGGGCCGATTATTTTCAAACAGTTTCGTTATGGCATGGATGGTCGGCAAATTAGTGTATGGAAATTCAGGTCAATGAGCACTCAGGAAAATGGTGCAGTAGTAACGCAGGCAACCAGAAATGACCCTCGAGTTACCCCTTTAGGTCAGTTTCTACGTCGGACCTCATTGGATGAGCTCCCTCAATTCTTCAATGTTTTACAAGGGCAGATGTCAGTGGTTGGGCCTCGGCCTCATGCGGTTGCCCACAACGAACAATACCGCACCTTAATTGGTGGCTATATGCTTCGACACCATATGAAACCGGGGATCACTGGGTGGGCGCAGATCAATGGCTGGCGTGGCGAGACCGACACATTAGAAAAAATGGAAAAACGCCTCGAGTTTGACTTGGCGTACATAAGAAATTGGTCATTGTGGTTTGACATTAAAATTGTCTTTAAGACCATCTTTAAGGGCTTCAACGATTCAAATGCTTACTAG
- a CDS encoding outer membrane beta-barrel protein: MKRMLPVVLLTTTSIVHAADVYQPAPIHLSDSWDLTPKVAVGLGFDDNTANSNSGEIDSWFWRIAPELLLHAGDDNNNYQIDYRMVDGNYFSSSEDDFTDHSLKFAVEHHFTRRHRIDAHYQYRREHESRGEGITEGQGLAVDEVAEMDVQDAALVYGFGREAARINLDFELGYYDKDYDNLKNISQYSDYSTERARVTMYWRLGSRTRLLGEWNGYDTEYDDDPINAPERGSKSYRLFAGVTWEATSKTSGTIKLGYEERDFDSSEREDFDGLAWQASVDYQPRTYSTFTLTSGGRAKDPDTFGDYIEETTLGLAWNHQWRPRLSTFTSVQYVGEEFTGFDRDDDMYKAKVGVSMAWKRWLASDFSYEFVDQDSNIEVAKYDKNIFLASLRISL, encoded by the coding sequence ATGAAACGAATGCTACCCGTAGTGTTATTGACAACCACCTCGATAGTTCATGCTGCCGACGTCTACCAACCGGCTCCGATACACCTTTCAGATAGTTGGGACTTAACGCCTAAAGTAGCCGTCGGTTTGGGTTTTGATGACAATACCGCTAACTCGAATAGTGGTGAGATAGACAGTTGGTTTTGGCGTATTGCACCTGAGTTGTTACTGCACGCCGGTGATGACAATAACAACTACCAAATTGACTACCGTATGGTCGATGGTAACTATTTTTCCAGCAGTGAAGATGACTTTACTGATCATTCATTGAAGTTTGCGGTTGAGCATCACTTTACCCGCCGTCATCGCATTGATGCTCATTATCAGTATCGACGTGAGCATGAATCCCGTGGCGAAGGCATCACTGAAGGGCAGGGGCTTGCTGTCGATGAAGTGGCAGAAATGGATGTGCAAGATGCGGCTCTGGTTTACGGCTTTGGTCGTGAGGCGGCCCGTATCAATTTAGATTTTGAATTGGGTTATTACGACAAGGACTACGATAACCTCAAGAATATTTCGCAGTACAGCGATTACTCAACTGAGCGTGCCCGAGTAACTATGTATTGGCGCTTAGGTTCAAGAACGCGTTTGCTGGGCGAATGGAACGGTTATGACACCGAATACGATGATGACCCAATTAACGCGCCAGAACGAGGCAGTAAGAGCTACCGATTATTCGCTGGTGTTACATGGGAAGCAACCAGTAAGACCTCCGGTACTATTAAGCTCGGTTACGAAGAGCGCGACTTTGACTCCAGCGAACGAGAAGATTTTGATGGACTTGCGTGGCAAGCCAGCGTTGACTATCAACCACGAACCTACTCAACCTTTACCCTCACCAGTGGTGGCCGAGCAAAAGATCCGGATACCTTTGGTGACTACATCGAAGAAACGACCTTAGGTCTAGCGTGGAACCATCAATGGCGTCCTCGACTGTCAACCTTCACCTCCGTGCAATACGTCGGTGAGGAGTTCACAGGTTTTGATCGAGATGACGACATGTATAAAGCCAAGGTTGGGGTATCGATGGCATGGAAACGCTGGTTAGCGAGTGATTTCAGCTATGAGTTTGTGGATCAAGATTCCAATATTGAGGTAGCTAAGTATGACAAGAACATCTTCTTGGCGTCACTCCGCATCTCTTTGTAA
- a CDS encoding polysaccharide biosynthesis/export family protein, with protein sequence MTRTSSWRHSASLCKALCLAVVLLWSAPSWSNADYRLSAGDQISILVYGEDDLTLETRLGESGMINYPYLGLIKAKGMSVAELELSINRGLKGDYLINPSVHVSVTEYRPFYIYGEVNRPGGYPYQPGLTVERAVALAGGLTERASTSGIVVNRQVGTKKNTLNVRMSASVYPDDSIVIKESFF encoded by the coding sequence ATGACAAGAACATCTTCTTGGCGTCACTCCGCATCTCTTTGTAAGGCGCTGTGCCTAGCTGTTGTCCTGTTGTGGTCTGCGCCCAGCTGGAGTAATGCAGACTATCGCTTAAGTGCTGGTGATCAGATCTCAATACTAGTCTACGGCGAGGACGACCTTACCTTAGAAACAAGGCTAGGGGAGTCCGGGATGATTAATTACCCTTACCTTGGATTAATTAAGGCTAAGGGCATGAGCGTAGCTGAGCTAGAGCTATCAATTAATCGAGGTCTTAAAGGTGATTACCTGATTAATCCCAGCGTTCATGTCAGCGTTACCGAGTATCGACCTTTCTACATCTACGGTGAAGTTAATCGTCCTGGAGGCTACCCTTATCAGCCTGGATTAACCGTCGAGCGCGCAGTCGCTTTAGCTGGCGGATTAACAGAGCGAGCTTCCACCAGTGGGATTGTAGTGAATCGTCAAGTTGGAACTAAGAAAAATACATTGAATGTAAGGATGTCAGCATCGGTTTATCCAGACGATTCAATTGTTATCAAAGAAAGCTTTTTCTAA
- a CDS encoding GumC family protein, which produces MSNMAIKMDNELFSREKDIELGQYFEILWRYKWRIVIFVTLVASLVVITLYNTPPYYLSKGRLLIESDQAKAVSIDDFYGLDSSRKEYLQTQFEIIKSRRLVERAIERLNLVVHPEFVKPKYGKWQAWLLSTVETAPNQDPMEVVRGNLSHYLDWLPIDWSSQPTDPAAELAYQHTLLVQEFSSRLVVAPVPNTQLVDIGFYAKSPELAALVANTMGDIYIENHLDAKLNVTRKASEWLSARLDELLVGLRISEEKLQLFREANGLLEIDGTVGLVSVEMNELTSQLSLARQRRDDANALLSLVRRKGAGSIEDLDGLAEISGHRFIQEMQKSEVDAASSVAELSKRYGPKHNKMIAAKAQLAEVRANMRSQVRKLVQGIEQEYQTLNSSAAALERQLNKAKTQYQEQSRVEVEYREIQREVESNRRIYETFLNRMKETGAVADFNAAHARFTDMAEPSLYPAKPKKKLILVLATAIAAVFACAIALIHSAITDTITTTDQVENKLASKLLGTIPLQKSKGRLDANHFFDNTAASFAESWRTVRTSYLLAHLDDGAKRICITSTVPGEGKSTSSFNFALALSQLERVLLIEADLRKPVLAGALNLPSYQPGLSNLISGTHNKADSIYTVPDTSLDVMVAGTPVSNPLELLESKEFKQLLERLPEHYDRVIVDTAPVDVVSDALVVSRLVDSVIYLVKFGKARRSLIKRSLARLFAVHAKVDGVVLNAVPKNNQTYKRYKSYYGTGKSS; this is translated from the coding sequence ATGTCAAATATGGCCATTAAAATGGATAATGAGCTGTTTTCGAGAGAGAAGGATATCGAACTCGGTCAATACTTTGAGATTCTTTGGCGCTATAAGTGGCGAATCGTTATTTTTGTCACTTTAGTTGCCAGCCTGGTTGTTATCACGTTGTACAACACTCCCCCTTATTACCTTTCTAAAGGAAGGTTATTGATCGAGTCTGATCAGGCTAAGGCGGTCTCGATCGATGACTTCTATGGTTTAGATTCTTCCAGAAAGGAGTATCTCCAGACCCAGTTTGAGATCATCAAAAGCAGAAGACTGGTTGAAAGAGCAATTGAACGATTGAACTTGGTGGTTCACCCGGAGTTTGTTAAACCCAAATACGGCAAGTGGCAGGCGTGGTTATTATCAACGGTTGAAACCGCACCAAATCAAGACCCGATGGAAGTGGTTCGAGGTAATTTGAGCCATTATCTGGATTGGCTCCCTATCGATTGGTCATCGCAGCCGACCGATCCTGCTGCCGAGTTAGCATACCAACACACGTTATTGGTTCAGGAGTTTTCATCACGGTTAGTTGTGGCTCCAGTACCAAACACCCAATTAGTAGATATCGGTTTTTATGCCAAAAGCCCAGAGTTAGCGGCACTCGTTGCCAATACCATGGGCGATATCTATATCGAGAACCACTTAGACGCGAAATTGAATGTTACGCGCAAAGCCTCGGAATGGTTAAGTGCTCGTTTAGATGAACTGTTAGTTGGATTGCGAATTTCGGAAGAAAAGCTGCAACTGTTTCGTGAAGCTAATGGCTTATTGGAAATAGACGGTACCGTTGGCCTGGTTAGTGTCGAGATGAACGAACTAACCTCACAATTATCACTTGCAAGGCAGCGCCGTGACGATGCCAATGCGTTGTTGAGCCTAGTACGGAGAAAGGGCGCAGGTAGTATTGAAGACCTTGATGGACTCGCAGAGATAAGTGGTCACAGATTTATTCAAGAGATGCAAAAGTCCGAAGTGGACGCCGCATCAAGCGTTGCTGAGCTCTCTAAGCGCTATGGTCCTAAGCACAATAAAATGATTGCCGCTAAGGCCCAACTGGCCGAAGTGCGAGCGAATATGCGCAGTCAAGTGAGAAAGTTAGTGCAGGGCATTGAGCAAGAGTACCAAACCCTCAACTCATCAGCAGCGGCATTAGAGCGTCAATTGAACAAGGCCAAGACACAGTACCAAGAACAAAGCCGGGTTGAAGTGGAATATCGAGAAATTCAACGTGAGGTGGAATCAAACCGTCGTATCTATGAAACCTTCCTTAATCGCATGAAGGAAACCGGTGCGGTAGCCGATTTTAATGCAGCTCATGCTCGCTTCACTGATATGGCAGAGCCCTCTTTATACCCAGCTAAGCCGAAAAAGAAACTGATATTAGTGCTGGCGACGGCTATCGCGGCAGTGTTTGCCTGTGCGATAGCACTTATTCACAGCGCTATTACAGACACCATCACTACCACTGATCAAGTTGAAAACAAACTGGCCTCTAAGTTACTGGGTACAATTCCGTTGCAAAAGTCGAAAGGACGTCTTGATGCGAATCACTTTTTCGACAACACCGCTGCGAGTTTTGCTGAGTCATGGCGCACGGTGCGAACCAGCTATTTGTTGGCCCACCTCGATGATGGGGCCAAGCGGATATGTATTACCTCGACCGTGCCAGGGGAGGGCAAGAGTACCTCTTCCTTCAACTTTGCACTGGCGCTATCCCAACTTGAAAGGGTGCTACTGATTGAAGCGGATTTGCGTAAGCCGGTGTTAGCTGGTGCATTAAACCTACCAAGCTATCAACCAGGGCTATCTAATCTTATTAGTGGTACTCACAATAAGGCTGACAGCATCTATACCGTACCTGATACCAGTCTTGATGTGATGGTGGCGGGGACGCCTGTTTCCAACCCATTGGAACTGTTGGAATCAAAAGAGTTTAAGCAACTGTTAGAGCGACTGCCGGAGCATTATGACCGAGTGATTGTTGATACGGCCCCTGTTGACGTTGTAAGCGATGCTTTGGTTGTTTCGCGCTTGGTCGACAGTGTTATTTACTTAGTGAAGTTTGGTAAGGCTCGGCGTTCATTGATAAAACGTTCTTTGGCGCGCCTGTTTGCCGTACACGCTAAAGTCGATGGGGTAGTGTTAAATGCAGTGCCCAAAAACAATCAAACCTATAAACGCTATAAGAGCTATTACGGTACTGGCAAATCAAGCTGA
- the rpsJ gene encoding 30S ribosomal protein S10, translated as MQNQRIRIRLKAFDHRLIDQSTAEIVETAKRTGAQVRGPIPLPTRKERYTVLISPHVNKDARDQYEIRTHKRLVDIVEPTDKTVDALMRLDLAAGVDVQISLG; from the coding sequence ATGCAGAACCAAAGAATCCGTATCCGTTTGAAGGCGTTCGATCATCGTCTGATCGATCAGTCCACAGCGGAAATCGTTGAGACTGCTAAGCGTACAGGTGCTCAAGTTCGCGGTCCTATCCCGCTGCCCACCCGTAAAGAACGCTACACAGTACTGATTTCTCCGCACGTTAACAAAGACGCGCGTGATCAATATGAAATCCGTACTCACAAGCGTTTGGTGGACATTGTTGAGCCTACCGACAAGACTGTTGACGCATTAATGCGTCTGGATCTAGCTGCAGGCGTAGACGTGCAGATCAGTCTGGGTTAA
- the rplC gene encoding 50S ribosomal protein L3, translating to MAIGLVGRKVGMTRIFTEEGVSIPVTVIEVEPNRVTQVKGLESDGYRAIQVTVGAKKASHVNKPDAGHFAKAGVEAGRGLWEHRLGTGEGEGIELGAELKVDIFADVAKVDVTGQSKGKGFQGAVKRWNFRTQDMTHGNSLSHRAPGSIGQNQSPGKVFKGKKMAGHMGAEQVTTHNLDVVRIDAERNLLLIKGAVPGANGGDVIVKPAVKA from the coding sequence ATGGCTATCGGTCTTGTAGGTCGCAAAGTTGGTATGACTCGCATCTTCACTGAAGAAGGCGTTTCTATCCCTGTGACCGTTATCGAAGTAGAACCGAACCGTGTAACCCAGGTTAAAGGTTTGGAGAGCGACGGTTACCGCGCTATCCAGGTTACCGTAGGTGCTAAAAAAGCATCTCACGTTAACAAGCCTGACGCGGGCCACTTTGCCAAAGCTGGTGTAGAAGCCGGCCGCGGATTGTGGGAACACCGTCTGGGTACAGGTGAAGGTGAAGGCATCGAATTAGGTGCTGAGCTGAAAGTCGACATCTTTGCTGATGTTGCAAAAGTAGACGTTACCGGTCAATCAAAAGGTAAAGGTTTCCAGGGCGCTGTTAAGCGTTGGAACTTCCGCACCCAAGATATGACTCACGGTAACTCCTTGAGCCACCGTGCTCCTGGTTCGATTGGTCAAAACCAATCCCCAGGCAAGGTATTCAAGGGCAAGAAAATGGCTGGCCACATGGGCGCTGAGCAGGTAACTACTCACAACCTAGACGTGGTTCGTATTGACGCTGAGCGTAACCTTCTGTTGATCAAGGGCGCTGTCCCTGGTGCCAACGGCGGTGACGTTATCGTTAAGCCTGCCGTTAAAGCGTAA